Proteins encoded within one genomic window of Amorphoplanes friuliensis DSM 7358:
- a CDS encoding helix-turn-helix transcriptional regulator, which yields MTDTEFGPAVRRWRDRVTPEAAGLPAGGHRRAAGLRREELALLAGISVDYITRLEQGRSTGPSAQVVEALARALRLDATEREHLFTLAGLAPPARGVVSAHITPGVQRLLDRLSDTPVAVHDAAWNLITGNPLWAALFGDPAALHGHERNIVWRHFAGFNSRVIQTPEQERVFGAATAADLRAATARYPADSRVTDLIKELLARSETFARIWEAGAITPHDSTSKLVQHPQVGDIHLDCDVLTVPGSDLRIVAYTAEPGSEAADRLALLSVVGQQSFTG from the coding sequence ATGACTGACACGGAGTTCGGGCCGGCCGTGCGCCGCTGGCGTGATCGGGTCACCCCCGAGGCCGCCGGGCTTCCCGCGGGCGGCCACCGGCGTGCGGCCGGCCTGCGCCGCGAGGAGCTGGCCCTGCTCGCGGGCATCTCCGTCGACTACATCACGCGCCTGGAACAGGGCCGCTCGACCGGCCCGTCCGCGCAGGTCGTCGAGGCCCTCGCCCGGGCGCTGCGCCTGGACGCGACCGAGCGCGAGCACCTGTTCACCCTCGCCGGTCTGGCGCCGCCCGCGCGGGGCGTGGTCTCCGCGCACATCACCCCGGGCGTCCAGCGGCTGCTCGACCGCCTCTCCGACACACCGGTGGCGGTCCACGACGCGGCCTGGAACCTCATCACGGGCAACCCCCTGTGGGCGGCGCTGTTCGGCGACCCGGCTGCCCTGCACGGGCACGAGCGCAACATCGTCTGGCGGCACTTCGCCGGTTTCAACAGCCGGGTGATCCAGACGCCCGAGCAGGAACGCGTCTTCGGTGCCGCCACCGCCGCCGACCTGCGCGCGGCCACCGCCCGCTATCCCGCCGACAGCCGTGTCACCGATCTCATCAAGGAGTTGCTCGCCCGCAGCGAGACCTTCGCCCGCATCTGGGAGGCCGGGGCGATCACACCGCACGACTCCACGTCCAAGCTCGTCCAGCACCCCCAGGTCGGCGACATCCACCTCGACTGCGACGTGCTGACGGTCCCGGGCAGCGATCTGCGCATCGTGGCGTACACCGCCGAACCGGGCAGCGAGGCCGCCGACCGCCTGGCCTTGCTGTCGGTGGTGGGACAGCAGAGCTTCACCGGATGA
- a CDS encoding ABC transporter ATP-binding protein has product MIEVQELTKRYGRTTAVDSLSFTVEPGRVTGFLGPNGAGKSTTMRMIVGLDRPTAGTTRVNGKPYPAHRAPLCEVGTLLDAGGLHKGRTAYHHLLALARTHGLGPRRVADVLDLTGLAGVAHRPAGGFSLGMAQRLGIAAALLGDPSVVLLDEPVNGLDPDGVLWIRTLLRDLAAQGRTVLVSSHLMSEMALTADHLLIIGRGRLLADTTVDDLIDGAAGGSVLVRTPDADRLRHLLTAAGASVADTDDGALRVTGAGAGRIGTTARDHALVLHELTPHRASLEEAYMDLTRTAVEYGGTR; this is encoded by the coding sequence ATGATCGAAGTGCAGGAACTGACCAAACGGTACGGCCGCACGACCGCCGTCGACTCGCTCTCGTTCACGGTGGAGCCCGGCCGTGTCACGGGTTTCCTGGGGCCCAACGGCGCCGGCAAGTCCACGACGATGCGGATGATCGTCGGACTCGACCGGCCCACCGCGGGCACCACCCGGGTGAACGGCAAGCCCTACCCGGCCCACCGTGCGCCGCTGTGCGAGGTGGGCACACTGCTCGATGCCGGCGGTCTCCACAAGGGACGGACGGCCTATCACCATCTGCTGGCCCTCGCCCGGACCCACGGCCTCGGACCCCGGCGGGTGGCCGACGTGCTCGACCTCACCGGCCTGGCCGGCGTGGCACACCGCCCGGCGGGCGGCTTCTCGCTCGGCATGGCGCAGCGGCTCGGCATCGCGGCCGCCCTGCTCGGCGACCCGTCCGTGGTCCTGCTCGACGAGCCGGTCAACGGGCTCGACCCCGACGGTGTGCTCTGGATCCGGACGCTGCTGCGCGACCTCGCCGCGCAGGGCCGGACCGTGCTGGTCTCCAGCCACCTGATGAGCGAGATGGCGCTCACCGCCGACCACCTGCTCATCATCGGCCGTGGCCGCCTGCTGGCCGACACGACCGTCGACGACCTGATCGACGGCGCCGCCGGCGGCAGCGTCCTCGTCCGCACCCCGGACGCCGACCGGCTGCGCCACCTGCTCACGGCGGCCGGGGCCTCGGTCGCCGACACGGACGACGGCGCGCTGCGGGTGACCGGAGCCGGTGCCGGGCGGATCGGTACGACCGCCCGCGACCACGCGCTGGTACTGCACGAGCTCACCCCGCACCGCGCCTCACTGGAAGAGGCGTACATGGACCTGACCCGCACCGCGGTCGAGTACGGAGGCACCCGATGA
- a CDS encoding cytochrome P450, translated as MSEVLPLTRTCPFAPPAEHLRLQETEPVARVTLPTGEQVWALSRIDDVRTMLTDPRFSADRTHPGFPHLDPGRRAMAGALKGMMVSMDPPEHGVARGAVMGEFTARKMAALRPQIQQIVDECLDTLLAGPQPADLVRALSLPVPSLVICRLLGVPYADHEFFQRSTEALLLRSTPPQQRQTALGGLYTYLQELIARKATEPGDDLLSRQLGEAAEPQDVVSLAMLLLIAGHETTANMISLGVMMLLEHPDQLAVIREDPTKTPLAVEELLRYFTIGEFSLSRVAVGDVELGGKHIRAGEGVVVLSNAANRDPAAFTDGDRFDVERGARHHIAFGFGAHQCLGQNLARLELQIVLDTLVRRIPGLRLAVPVDDLPFKDDANIYGLYELPVTWTAP; from the coding sequence ATGAGCGAGGTACTGCCGCTTACCCGTACCTGCCCGTTCGCGCCGCCGGCGGAGCATCTGCGCCTGCAGGAGACCGAACCCGTGGCCCGGGTGACGCTGCCCACCGGGGAGCAGGTGTGGGCGCTGAGCCGGATCGACGATGTTCGCACGATGCTGACCGATCCGCGGTTCAGCGCCGACCGCACGCATCCCGGCTTCCCGCACCTCGACCCCGGCCGGAGGGCCATGGCCGGCGCGCTCAAGGGCATGATGGTCTCGATGGATCCGCCGGAGCACGGTGTGGCCCGCGGTGCGGTGATGGGCGAATTCACGGCCAGGAAGATGGCCGCACTCCGCCCGCAGATCCAGCAGATCGTCGACGAATGCCTCGACACGCTGCTGGCCGGCCCGCAACCGGCCGACCTCGTCCGGGCACTGTCGCTGCCGGTGCCGTCACTGGTCATCTGCCGCCTGCTCGGCGTGCCCTACGCCGATCACGAGTTCTTCCAGCGCAGCACCGAAGCACTGCTGCTGCGGAGCACCCCGCCGCAGCAGCGGCAGACAGCCCTGGGCGGTCTGTACACGTACCTGCAGGAGCTGATCGCGCGCAAAGCCACCGAACCCGGTGACGACCTGCTCAGCCGTCAGCTCGGTGAGGCCGCCGAGCCGCAGGACGTGGTCAGCCTCGCGATGCTGCTGCTGATCGCGGGGCACGAGACGACCGCGAACATGATCTCCCTCGGCGTCATGATGCTGCTGGAGCATCCGGACCAGCTCGCCGTGATCCGTGAGGACCCCACCAAGACCCCGCTCGCGGTCGAGGAGCTGCTGCGGTACTTCACGATCGGGGAGTTCTCGCTGTCGCGGGTCGCGGTCGGCGACGTCGAGCTCGGCGGGAAACACATCCGGGCCGGCGAGGGAGTTGTCGTGCTGTCCAACGCGGCGAACCGCGACCCCGCCGCCTTCACCGACGGCGACCGGTTCGACGTCGAGCGCGGCGCCCGGCACCACATCGCGTTCGGCTTCGGCGCCCACCAGTGCCTCGGGCAGAACCTCGCACGCCTGGAACTGCAGATCGTCCTCGACACGCTGGTGCGGCGGATCCCCGGACTGCGCCTCGCCGTCCCCGTCGACGACCTGCCGTTCAAGGACGACGCCAACATCTACGGCCTGTACGAGCTGCCGGTGACCTGGACGGCGCCGTGA
- a CDS encoding response regulator produces MSRRLIRVLVVDDEPMVCAHLRTILGSVPDIEVVDRAHDGAAAIISVLRHRPDVVLMDLRMPGLDGLTAIERLAALPAPPIVVALTTFDADHFVTRALRAGAVGFLLKSTPPEDPIDLVRVAAEGHTVLSPVVTRRLLGTPAADRRLALVGELTERETQVLACLGDGLPNAQIGARLHLAEATVKGYVSRLLVKLQCANRTQAGLLAQQAGLAGGAGGG; encoded by the coding sequence GTGAGCCGCCGGCTGATCCGGGTGCTGGTCGTCGACGACGAGCCGATGGTCTGCGCCCACCTGCGGACGATCCTCGGCTCGGTGCCCGACATCGAGGTCGTCGACCGGGCGCACGACGGCGCCGCGGCGATCATCTCGGTCCTGCGGCACCGGCCCGACGTCGTGCTGATGGATCTGCGGATGCCCGGCCTGGACGGGCTGACGGCCATCGAGCGGCTCGCGGCGCTGCCGGCGCCGCCGATCGTCGTGGCGCTCACGACCTTCGACGCCGACCACTTCGTCACCCGGGCGCTGCGGGCCGGCGCGGTCGGCTTCCTGCTGAAGTCGACACCACCGGAGGACCCGATCGACCTGGTCCGCGTGGCCGCCGAGGGACACACCGTGCTGTCACCCGTGGTCACCCGGCGCCTGCTGGGCACCCCCGCGGCCGATCGCCGGCTGGCGCTGGTCGGCGAGCTGACCGAGCGGGAGACGCAGGTCCTCGCGTGCCTCGGCGACGGCCTGCCCAACGCGCAGATCGGCGCGCGGCTCCACCTGGCCGAGGCGACCGTCAAGGGCTACGTCTCGCGGCTGCTCGTCAAGCTCCAGTGCGCCAACCGCACCCAGGCCGGCCTCCTCGCCCAGCAGGCCGGGCTGGCGGGTGGTGCGGGCGGCGGGTAA
- a CDS encoding NAD-dependent epimerase/dehydratase family protein — translation MTRIAVTGGSGKLGRAVVADLEAHGNEVFNLDVAAPRPALKIDLTDYGQTVEALTRIDDRYDKIDAVVHLAAIPAPGLIPNAATFQNNITATYNVFSAARLAGITNVVWASSETVLGLPFSTPPPYIPVDEEYPARPESTYSLVKHLEEQMAAQFCRWNPELKMIGLRFSNVMDPEDYAEFPSFDADPRSRHWNLWGYIDARDGAQAVRKALAHEARGVDVFVIANADTVMSRSSASLAAEVFPGVPVTKELGEHETLLSIDKARRVLGYEPEHSWRKTSS, via the coding sequence ATGACACGGATCGCGGTTACCGGGGGTAGCGGCAAGCTGGGGCGGGCGGTGGTCGCCGATCTGGAGGCGCACGGCAACGAGGTGTTCAACCTCGACGTGGCCGCGCCGCGGCCCGCGCTGAAGATCGATCTGACCGATTACGGGCAGACGGTCGAGGCGCTGACCCGCATCGACGACCGCTACGACAAGATCGACGCGGTGGTGCACCTGGCCGCGATCCCGGCGCCCGGTCTCATCCCGAACGCCGCGACGTTCCAGAACAACATCACGGCGACCTACAACGTCTTCTCGGCGGCGCGGCTGGCCGGGATCACCAACGTCGTGTGGGCATCGAGCGAGACCGTGCTGGGGCTGCCGTTCTCGACGCCGCCGCCGTACATCCCCGTCGACGAGGAGTACCCGGCGCGGCCCGAGTCGACGTACTCGCTGGTCAAGCATCTCGAGGAGCAGATGGCGGCGCAGTTCTGCCGGTGGAACCCCGAGCTGAAGATGATCGGCCTGCGGTTCTCCAACGTCATGGACCCCGAGGACTACGCGGAGTTCCCGTCGTTCGACGCCGACCCGCGCAGCCGCCACTGGAACCTGTGGGGCTACATCGACGCCCGTGACGGCGCCCAGGCGGTGCGCAAGGCGCTGGCGCACGAGGCCCGCGGTGTGGACGTGTTCGTGATCGCCAACGCCGACACGGTGATGAGCCGCTCGAGTGCCTCGCTGGCGGCGGAGGTCTTCCCGGGCGTACCGGTGACCAAGGAGCTCGGGGAGCACGAGACCCTGCTCTCGATCGACAAGGCCCGCCGGGTCCTGGGTTACGAGCCCGAGCATTCCTGGCGCAAAACCTCGTCGTAA
- a CDS encoding TetR family transcriptional regulator, with product MKPESGLRERTRRAVQREIGEAALALFIERGFDATTIDDIATAAGMSQRSVFRYFATKEEIVVGKMDATVPLMLHTLRARPPGEPVWTSLRHLFFMLDEPGRAETAEATHRVLLETPALFAAYLRKLHLMQEAVVQVLRERATATGTPYTDDDPAPRAITAAAFGCLVAAQHSWLASGATGTLGDAIDRAMATVAPR from the coding sequence ATGAAACCCGAGTCAGGTCTGCGCGAACGCACCCGCCGGGCGGTCCAGCGGGAGATCGGCGAGGCCGCCCTCGCGCTGTTCATCGAGCGGGGTTTCGACGCCACCACCATCGACGACATCGCCACCGCCGCCGGCATGTCCCAGCGCAGCGTGTTCCGCTATTTCGCCACCAAGGAAGAAATCGTGGTCGGCAAGATGGACGCGACCGTGCCGCTGATGCTGCACACGCTGCGCGCCCGGCCGCCCGGCGAACCGGTCTGGACGTCGCTGCGCCACCTGTTCTTCATGCTGGACGAGCCCGGCCGGGCCGAGACCGCCGAGGCGACCCACCGGGTCCTGCTCGAGACACCCGCCCTGTTCGCCGCCTACCTGCGAAAGTTGCACCTCATGCAGGAGGCGGTGGTCCAGGTCCTGCGAGAACGCGCGACAGCCACCGGTACGCCCTACACCGACGACGACCCGGCGCCCCGCGCGATCACCGCGGCCGCCTTCGGATGCCTGGTCGCCGCGCAGCACTCCTGGCTGGCCTCCGGTGCGACCGGCACACTCGGCGACGCCATCGACCGGGCCATGGCCACGGTGGCGCCTCGCTGA
- a CDS encoding ferredoxin, protein MTRIVADTTRCVGAGQCVLTDPATFAQDSTQGTVVLLRDDLSDEALATARQALYLCPSRALSLTG, encoded by the coding sequence GTGACCCGCATCGTGGCGGACACCACCCGCTGCGTCGGCGCCGGCCAGTGCGTGCTCACCGACCCGGCCACGTTCGCCCAGGACAGCACGCAGGGCACGGTCGTGCTGTTGCGCGACGACCTCTCCGACGAGGCGCTGGCCACCGCACGACAGGCGCTGTACCTGTGCCCGAGCCGGGCCCTCTCGCTCACCGGGTGA
- a CDS encoding sensor histidine kinase, protein MNRARVSDAAAVVLSAAIGVLMVRSSAFPAPGGSWMLVAQVALSVCLFARRRFPVALAWLMVAAAAVIAVAGSGPLTPVTTDSNAMPWLPAAAPFAAYSATAHAGKRWAGLVPAGVLVVIVSHGWDSPPDSPWTLQSLLFIGGPALLGLYVAARRRLLRSLLDRTERAEREQRLLAGRARAEERSRIAAEMHDLVTHRVSLMVLQAGALQVTATDAATRTTAEDLRTTGCQTLEELRDLLRALRFDPEAPVADLARLVAESGVDAALVEDGDPAQPSPVVARTAYRIVQEALTNVRKHAPGARVTVTLRYLPERVRLSVHSTAPAGGPDPRLAASGSGNGLLGLRERVELVDGTLSAGPDGTGGFRVEAELPVTVGGEP, encoded by the coding sequence GTGAACCGGGCCAGGGTTTCCGACGCGGCCGCCGTGGTGCTGTCCGCAGCGATCGGCGTGCTCATGGTGAGGTCGTCCGCGTTTCCCGCACCGGGCGGCAGCTGGATGCTCGTCGCCCAGGTGGCGCTGTCGGTGTGCCTCTTCGCCCGGCGGCGGTTCCCCGTTGCTCTCGCGTGGCTGATGGTGGCCGCCGCAGCCGTGATCGCCGTCGCCGGGTCCGGACCGCTCACGCCGGTCACCACCGATTCGAATGCCATGCCGTGGCTGCCCGCGGCAGCGCCGTTCGCGGCGTACAGCGCCACCGCGCACGCCGGAAAGCGCTGGGCCGGCCTGGTCCCGGCCGGTGTCCTGGTGGTGATCGTGTCGCACGGCTGGGACTCGCCGCCGGACTCACCGTGGACCCTGCAGAGCCTGCTGTTCATCGGCGGACCGGCGCTGCTGGGCCTGTACGTCGCCGCGCGCCGCCGGCTCCTCCGGTCGCTGCTCGACCGCACCGAGCGCGCCGAACGCGAGCAGCGGCTGCTCGCCGGGCGGGCCCGGGCCGAGGAGCGGTCGCGGATCGCCGCCGAGATGCACGACCTCGTGACGCACCGTGTCAGCCTGATGGTCCTGCAGGCCGGAGCGCTGCAGGTGACGGCGACCGACGCGGCCACCCGGACGACGGCGGAGGACCTGCGGACGACCGGCTGCCAGACCCTGGAGGAGCTGCGGGACCTGCTCCGAGCGCTGCGCTTCGACCCGGAGGCGCCGGTTGCCGACCTGGCCCGGCTGGTTGCGGAGTCCGGGGTCGACGCCGCACTCGTCGAGGACGGTGATCCCGCACAGCCGTCGCCGGTGGTGGCCCGGACGGCGTACCGCATCGTGCAGGAGGCGCTGACCAACGTCCGTAAGCACGCGCCGGGCGCCCGCGTCACCGTCACACTGCGCTACCTGCCGGAACGCGTACGGCTGAGCGTCCACAGCACCGCACCGGCCGGCGGGCCCGATCCGCGGCTGGCGGCGAGCGGCTCGGGCAACGGGCTGCTCGGTCTGCGCGAGCGCGTCGAGCTGGTCGACGGCACCCTGAGCGCCGGCCCGGACGGCACGGGTGGTTTCCGGGTCGAGGCCGAGCTGCCGGTCACGGTCGGGGGTGAGCCGTGA
- a CDS encoding glycoside hydrolase family 3 N-terminal domain-containing protein, with protein MAADDPYRDPSLPVEQRVDDLLGRMTLPEKVGQMLQLDARQDLKDSVSTRLAGSILHASPKRMLEAIDLAAGTRLGIPLITAEDCIHGHGFWPGATVFPTQLAMAASWDAELLERVARVTAIEVSATGIHWTFSPVLCITRDLRWGRVNETFGEDPYLIGELGAAMVRGYQGDGLTDPTAIMASAKHFAGYSETQGGRDASEADLSPRKLRSWFLPPFERVAREGCASFMLGYQSMDGVPITLNRWLLNDVLRQEWGFTGTLVTDWDNVGRMVWEQKVSPDLVDAAARAVRAGNDLVMTTPGFFEGAITAVEQGLIGEDEIDAAVRRILSLKFRYGLFENPRAPDAARQAAVIGHADHAALNLEVARRSLVLLTNDGTLPLAGGLVPGGDGRAATTGDPKTIAIIGPNADAPQSQLGDWAGASGQVDWMPDGQPRELIETVLDGFRAIAPADWTITTALGGEIEQLVPDPDGETYPDGQPRPPISQPATADPALIAEAVSAARAADYAVVVVGDTVALTGESRSTATLDLQGGQIALLDALADTDTPIVLVLLNSKPAALPPSALGAAAIVQAFNPGMRGGRALAELLLGLIEPSGRMPLSAARHVGQQPVYYNQIRGQHGTRYADLTQDPLFAFGEGLSYTTVEYADLTIPQPEVTADGTVTAAVRLTNTGTRPALETVQAYVSDLVTSVTWATKELKAYTQVLVPAGESVTVQIQVPASSCTLVTSDARRVVEPGDFDLLVGPNSRPESLLSARFRIG; from the coding sequence GTGGCCGCTGACGACCCGTACCGTGATCCGAGCCTGCCGGTGGAGCAGCGCGTCGACGACCTTCTGGGCCGGATGACCCTGCCCGAGAAGGTCGGGCAGATGCTGCAGCTCGACGCGCGGCAGGATCTCAAGGATTCGGTCAGCACGCGGCTGGCGGGCTCGATCCTGCACGCCTCCCCCAAGCGCATGCTCGAGGCGATCGACCTGGCCGCCGGCACCCGGCTCGGCATCCCGCTGATCACCGCCGAGGACTGCATCCACGGGCACGGCTTCTGGCCCGGGGCGACCGTCTTCCCGACCCAGCTGGCGATGGCGGCGAGCTGGGACGCCGAGCTGCTCGAGCGCGTCGCGCGGGTCACGGCGATCGAGGTCTCCGCGACCGGCATCCACTGGACCTTCTCCCCGGTCCTGTGCATCACCCGCGACCTGCGCTGGGGGCGGGTCAACGAGACCTTCGGCGAGGACCCGTACCTGATCGGGGAGCTCGGGGCCGCGATGGTCCGCGGCTATCAGGGTGACGGCCTGACCGACCCGACCGCGATCATGGCGTCGGCGAAGCACTTCGCCGGTTATTCGGAGACCCAGGGCGGGCGCGATGCCAGCGAGGCCGACCTGAGCCCGCGCAAGCTGCGCTCCTGGTTCCTGCCGCCGTTCGAACGGGTTGCGCGCGAGGGCTGCGCCTCGTTCATGCTGGGCTACCAGTCGATGGACGGTGTGCCGATCACCCTCAACCGCTGGCTGCTCAACGACGTCCTGCGGCAGGAGTGGGGCTTCACCGGCACGCTGGTCACCGACTGGGACAACGTCGGGCGCATGGTCTGGGAGCAGAAGGTCTCCCCCGACCTGGTCGATGCCGCCGCCCGGGCCGTCCGCGCCGGCAACGACCTGGTCATGACCACCCCCGGCTTCTTCGAGGGCGCGATCACCGCGGTCGAGCAGGGCCTGATCGGCGAGGACGAGATCGACGCCGCGGTCCGGCGGATCCTGAGCCTCAAGTTCCGCTATGGACTCTTCGAGAACCCGCGGGCACCCGACGCCGCACGGCAGGCCGCCGTGATCGGTCACGCCGACCACGCCGCCCTCAACCTCGAGGTCGCCCGCCGCTCGCTGGTGCTGCTCACCAACGACGGCACCCTGCCGCTGGCCGGCGGCCTGGTCCCCGGTGGTGACGGCCGCGCCGCGACGACCGGCGACCCGAAGACGATCGCGATCATCGGCCCGAACGCCGACGCACCGCAGTCGCAGCTCGGCGACTGGGCCGGCGCGTCGGGCCAGGTCGACTGGATGCCCGACGGCCAGCCCCGCGAGCTGATCGAAACCGTCCTGGACGGCTTCCGGGCCATCGCCCCGGCCGACTGGACGATCACCACCGCGCTCGGTGGCGAGATCGAGCAGCTGGTCCCGGACCCCGACGGTGAGACCTACCCCGACGGCCAGCCGCGACCGCCGATCTCGCAGCCCGCCACGGCCGACCCCGCGCTGATCGCCGAGGCCGTCTCCGCAGCTCGCGCCGCCGATTACGCCGTGGTCGTCGTGGGTGACACCGTCGCCCTGACCGGCGAGAGCCGCTCGACCGCGACGCTGGACCTGCAGGGCGGCCAGATCGCGCTGCTCGACGCGCTGGCCGACACCGACACCCCGATCGTGCTGGTGCTGCTGAACTCCAAGCCGGCCGCGCTGCCGCCGTCCGCCCTGGGCGCGGCCGCGATCGTGCAGGCCTTCAACCCCGGCATGCGCGGCGGCCGGGCCCTGGCCGAGCTGCTGCTCGGCCTGATCGAGCCCTCCGGCCGGATGCCGCTGTCGGCCGCCCGGCACGTCGGCCAGCAGCCGGTCTACTACAACCAGATCCGCGGCCAGCACGGCACGCGGTACGCCGACCTGACCCAGGACCCGCTCTTCGCGTTCGGTGAGGGCCTGAGCTACACCACGGTCGAGTACGCCGACCTGACCATCCCGCAGCCCGAGGTCACCGCGGACGGCACGGTGACCGCGGCCGTCCGCCTGACCAACACCGGTACGCGGCCCGCGCTGGAGACCGTGCAGGCGTACGTCAGCGACCTGGTGACCAGCGTGACCTGGGCGACCAAGGAACTGAAGGCGTACACGCAGGTGCTGGTGCCGGCGGGCGAGAGTGTCACCGTGCAGATCCAGGTGCCCGCGTCGTCGTGCACCCTGGTGACCTCGGACGCGCGCCGGGTCGTGGAGCCGGGCGACTTCGACCTGCTCGTCGGCCCGAACTCCCGCCCGGAGAGCCTGCTCAGCGCGAGGTTCCGGATCGGCTGA
- a CDS encoding phosphotransferase has translation MLAPPADLIDPVAPAWGLEVASADYRPVGFGSHHWLVTETGGRRWFVTVDDLEKGRYAAGEPLDQPFARLAQALDAARAVRLPFVVAPHDPLVRLTSRYAAARYEYLDSVPGEDFGGVTRAVGVQEMLVELHGAGGGVARVEDFVVPHRDSLAAALDGREVADCGPYAAPAAQLIAAHAGRIRSVLDRYDALAAGADLGRAVLTHGEPHAANTMLTVTGWKLIDWDTALVAPPERDLWHLDGDHAVYAAATGVTPLAELLELYRLRWTIAELGEYADRFRRPHHGDANDAESWVQLTETVEETAS, from the coding sequence ATGCTCGCACCCCCGGCGGACCTGATCGACCCCGTGGCCCCCGCGTGGGGTCTCGAGGTCGCGTCGGCCGACTACCGGCCGGTCGGTTTCGGCAGCCACCACTGGCTGGTCACCGAGACCGGCGGCCGGCGGTGGTTCGTCACGGTCGACGACCTCGAGAAGGGCCGGTACGCCGCGGGCGAGCCGTTGGACCAGCCGTTCGCGCGGCTCGCTCAGGCACTGGACGCCGCGCGGGCGGTGCGCCTGCCGTTTGTCGTCGCACCCCACGACCCGCTGGTCCGGCTCACCTCGCGGTACGCCGCGGCCCGGTACGAGTACCTCGACAGCGTGCCCGGCGAGGACTTCGGTGGGGTGACGCGCGCTGTGGGCGTACAGGAAATGCTGGTGGAGCTGCACGGGGCCGGCGGCGGGGTCGCGCGGGTGGAGGATTTTGTGGTCCCGCACCGGGACTCGCTGGCCGCCGCCCTGGACGGTCGTGAGGTCGCGGACTGTGGTCCTTATGCGGCCCCGGCCGCGCAGCTGATCGCTGCGCACGCGGGCCGGATCCGCAGTGTTCTGGACCGTTATGACGCGCTGGCCGCCGGGGCCGACCTCGGCCGGGCGGTGCTGACGCACGGGGAACCGCACGCGGCGAACACGATGCTGACCGTCACGGGCTGGAAGCTGATCGACTGGGACACGGCGCTGGTCGCGCCGCCGGAGCGGGACCTGTGGCATCTCGACGGCGATCATGCGGTTTACGCGGCGGCGACCGGGGTGACTCCCCTGGCGGAGCTGCTCGAGCTCTACCGGTTGCGGTGGACGATCGCGGAGCTCGGCGAGTACGCCGACCGGTTCCGCCGCCCGCACCACGGCGACGCGAACGACGCGGAGTCCTGGGTGCAGCTGACCGAAACTGTGGAGGAGACAGCGTCATGA
- a CDS encoding ABC transporter permease subunit: protein MNHDVTLRRVVRSEWTKVRSIRSTWIMLAVAALLTLGLAAAFGYGYGQQVRTGELAGTPAAAVSTTFIGLDLFALVTGVFGVLQLTGEYGSGLIRRSLTAVPRCVPLIAAKAVVLLALLVPLSVTVSLTSFLLCQALAGSSGAGLGDDGAVRAVLGASAYPVATALMGLGLGALLRHTAGAVTGFVAGFLIIPALLPAALPQQIQDETLQYLPIAAAQAVYALTPEGPVRLLGPAAGALVLVAWVVAVLAAGTVLLRRRDA from the coding sequence ATGAACCACGACGTCACCCTGCGCCGGGTCGTCCGCTCCGAGTGGACCAAGGTCAGGTCGATCCGCTCGACCTGGATCATGCTGGCGGTCGCCGCCCTGCTCACCCTCGGACTCGCGGCGGCCTTCGGGTACGGGTACGGCCAGCAGGTCCGTACCGGCGAACTGGCCGGGACGCCGGCCGCCGCCGTGAGCACGACGTTCATCGGGCTGGACCTGTTCGCGCTGGTCACCGGCGTGTTCGGCGTGCTGCAGCTCACCGGCGAGTACGGCTCGGGACTGATCAGGCGCAGCCTGACCGCCGTTCCGCGCTGCGTGCCACTGATCGCCGCCAAAGCCGTGGTGCTGCTCGCGCTGCTCGTCCCGCTCTCGGTCACGGTGTCCCTGACGTCGTTCCTGCTGTGCCAGGCGCTGGCCGGCAGCAGCGGTGCGGGGCTCGGCGACGACGGTGCGGTGCGCGCGGTGCTCGGTGCTTCGGCGTACCCGGTGGCCACGGCTCTGATGGGTCTCGGTCTCGGCGCGCTGCTGCGCCACACCGCCGGAGCGGTCACCGGTTTTGTGGCCGGCTTCCTGATCATCCCGGCGCTGCTGCCGGCGGCGCTGCCGCAGCAGATCCAGGACGAGACCCTGCAGTACCTGCCGATCGCCGCAGCTCAGGCCGTCTATGCGCTGACGCCGGAAGGCCCGGTGCGCCTGCTCGGCCCGGCCGCCGGTGCCCTCGTCCTGGTGGCCTGGGTCGTCGCGGTCCTCGCCGCCGGCACGGTCCTGCTTCGGCGCCGCGATGCCTGA